Below is a genomic region from Dehalococcoidales bacterium.
TAAACAGGCTATTGAATTTGGTGACATTACCGAGAACTCTGAATACGAGGATGCAAAAAACGAGCAGGCTTTTATTGAAGGCCGTATTCTGACTCTGGAAAAGACCCTTCGCAATGCAAGGATTATTGATGATGAAAATCTCGACACCGAATCGGTATCCATAGGTTCGACTGTGCTGCTGAAGGATCTTGAGAACGGTGATGAGGTTAAATATACAATAGTTGGTTCCATAGAGGCTGACCCCGGAGCTAACAAGATATCCGATGAGTCGCCGGTAGGCAAGGCGATATTGGGTTTGCCTAAGGGCACTGTAGTTGATGTAAAAATTCCGGCGGGACAGTCAAAGTATCAGATTGTTGACATAATGCGGTGAGATAGTGACCCTGGGGGTAATTGGCATGTCGGATAAAAAGAATGAGCCAGTGCTGGAGGACGGTGTTTTAGGCCGGGAAGAGGATTTAAA
It encodes:
- the greA gene encoding transcription elongation factor GreA, which gives rise to KQAIEFGDITENSEYEDAKNEQAFIEGRILTLEKTLRNARIIDDENLDTESVSIGSTVLLKDLENGDEVKYTIVGSIEADPGANKISDESPVGKAILGLPKGTVVDVKIPAGQSKYQIVDIMR